In Shouchella patagoniensis, the following are encoded in one genomic region:
- the mutM gene encoding DNA-formamidopyrimidine glycosylase has protein sequence MPELPEVETVRRTLLQLVVGKTIKDIAVEWPKIIKKPDDVQQFTLLLAGQTIEDVKRRGKFLLFILTDHVLVSHLRMEGRYGLYDPSEEKTKHTHVTFSFTDGTELRYADVRKFGTMHVFAKGDEETVMPLSQLGVEPFSDQFTVDVLTQAYKKSNRAIKTALLDQKTVVGLGNIYVDEALFRAGIMPVRVASSLSAKEMAVLYTEIKQTLQEAVDAGGSSIKSYVNGQGEMGMFQQSLNVYGKKGEPCKKCGSLIEKTVVGGRGTHFCLNCQH, from the coding sequence ATGCCAGAATTACCTGAAGTAGAGACGGTGCGTCGCACGCTTTTACAACTTGTTGTCGGGAAAACAATTAAGGATATAGCAGTGGAATGGCCGAAGATCATTAAAAAACCAGACGACGTCCAGCAATTTACTCTTCTACTTGCTGGTCAAACAATCGAAGACGTGAAACGTAGAGGGAAGTTTCTACTATTTATTTTGACAGACCATGTTCTCGTCTCTCATCTTCGTATGGAGGGGCGTTATGGATTGTATGATCCAAGTGAAGAAAAAACAAAACATACACACGTTACCTTTTCGTTCACGGATGGGACTGAATTGCGGTATGCAGATGTAAGAAAGTTTGGGACGATGCATGTTTTCGCTAAAGGAGACGAAGAAACGGTTATGCCACTGTCGCAATTAGGTGTTGAACCGTTCTCTGATCAATTTACTGTTGATGTATTAACTCAAGCATACAAAAAGTCAAATCGTGCAATTAAAACGGCGTTACTTGATCAAAAAACCGTTGTTGGTTTAGGAAATATTTATGTTGATGAAGCACTGTTTCGTGCAGGTATTATGCCTGTACGCGTTGCTTCATCTCTAAGTGCCAAAGAAATGGCGGTATTATACACAGAAATCAAACAGACGTTGCAAGAAGCCGTGGATGCAGGTGGAAGCTCAATAAAGTCTTACGTCAATGGTCAAGGCGAAATGGGGATGTTTCAACAAAGTTTGAACGTCTACGGAAAAAAAGGGGAGCCTTGCAAGAAATGCGGTTCCTTAATCGAAAAAACGGTCGTTGGAGGCAGGGGTACTCACTTTTGTCTTAACTGCCAGCATTAA
- the polA gene encoding DNA polymerase I: MKKLVLIDGNSIAYRAFFALPLLSNEKGDYTNAVYGFTTMLLKVLEDEKPTHLLVAFDAGKSTFRHKTYAAYKGTRQKTPSELSGQIPLIHQMLDAFSIKRYEAIDYEADDIIGTAATEAAKDGYEVVVITGDKDLLQLVGDNVEVVLTKKGITEVDRYNEAKIDERYGLKPKQIIDLKGLMGDTSDNIPGVPGVGEKTALKLLGEFKNVETVLDSIDKVSGKKLKERLEENKEQALLSKELATIKLDVPLEEKISELAYEGYDYKEAKEAFKQLSFASLLGRLNGGEDEEDNPVEMEHLSIEIIEELTENHLVSPSALVVEVLGEHYHHADIVGISIANKNGQFYIPTSKAVESDLFKAYMKSEREKKWLFDAKKAVVALAWQGIELNGVDFDLQMASYLLDPSLSSHEISDISSRKGTGSVQDDETVYGKGAKQALPDEQVLAEHLCRKAHAMFQLKELLEEELRENEQYELLFDLEMPLSIVLGRMEKEGVRVDRDQLIAMGDDLSERLASLENKIHEEAGETFNINSPKQLGHILFETLGLPPVKKTKTGYSTSADVLEKLSGSHPVIEHILLYRQLGKLYSTYIEGLLKVADEKTNKVHTRFNQALTQTGRLSSTDPNLQNIPIRLEEGRKIRRAFIASNEEWSIVSADYSQIELRVLAHISGDERMKEAFLEDMDIHTKTAMDVFHVEHEEVTDLMRRSAKAVNFGIVYGISDYGLSQNLSITRKEAKEFIDRYLSSYPDVKAYMENVVNEAKEKGFVQTLLARRRYLPELASRNFNQRSFAERTAMNTPIQGTAADIIKLAMVQMSKRLEESDLKATMLLQVHDELIFEVAKEDVAELKEMVADVMENALKLDVPLKVDVSSGASWYDAK, from the coding sequence GTGAAGAAATTAGTACTTATTGACGGCAATAGCATTGCCTACCGAGCCTTTTTTGCATTGCCGTTGCTTAGCAATGAGAAAGGTGATTATACAAATGCTGTGTATGGCTTTACTACAATGTTATTAAAAGTTTTGGAGGACGAAAAGCCGACGCATTTATTAGTCGCATTTGATGCGGGTAAATCCACATTCCGCCATAAAACATACGCAGCTTATAAGGGGACTAGGCAGAAGACTCCATCAGAGTTGTCTGGACAAATTCCATTGATCCATCAAATGCTTGATGCATTCTCAATTAAACGTTACGAAGCAATTGATTACGAAGCAGATGATATTATCGGAACTGCTGCGACAGAAGCAGCAAAAGACGGGTATGAAGTTGTTGTTATTACTGGTGATAAAGACTTGCTACAGCTCGTTGGTGATAATGTTGAAGTGGTGCTAACAAAAAAAGGAATTACAGAAGTAGATCGATATAATGAAGCGAAGATTGATGAACGATACGGCTTAAAGCCAAAACAGATCATCGATTTAAAAGGTCTAATGGGCGATACCTCAGACAATATTCCTGGTGTACCTGGTGTTGGTGAAAAAACGGCGCTAAAGCTTTTGGGAGAATTTAAAAATGTTGAAACAGTGCTAGACTCGATTGATAAAGTATCTGGAAAAAAACTTAAGGAACGTTTAGAAGAAAATAAAGAACAAGCACTGCTTAGTAAAGAACTAGCAACAATTAAACTTGATGTGCCTTTAGAAGAAAAGATAAGTGAACTAGCTTATGAAGGATATGACTATAAGGAAGCAAAAGAGGCCTTTAAACAACTTTCTTTTGCCTCATTGTTAGGACGTTTAAATGGTGGCGAAGATGAAGAAGATAATCCAGTGGAGATGGAACACCTGTCTATAGAAATCATAGAAGAACTGACAGAAAATCATCTTGTGTCACCTTCTGCACTTGTCGTTGAGGTATTAGGAGAACACTATCATCATGCAGATATTGTTGGAATCTCGATCGCGAATAAAAACGGTCAATTTTATATTCCAACAAGCAAAGCAGTAGAGTCAGACTTGTTTAAAGCATATATGAAATCAGAGCGTGAAAAGAAATGGTTGTTTGATGCAAAAAAAGCGGTAGTAGCTCTTGCTTGGCAAGGTATTGAATTAAATGGTGTAGATTTTGATTTACAAATGGCTTCTTATTTACTTGATCCGTCATTGTCTTCTCATGAAATTAGTGATATTTCTTCTAGAAAAGGGACAGGCAGTGTGCAAGATGATGAGACTGTGTATGGAAAAGGGGCAAAACAAGCACTTCCGGATGAACAGGTACTTGCGGAACATCTTTGTCGAAAAGCGCACGCCATGTTTCAATTAAAGGAATTACTCGAAGAAGAATTAAGGGAAAACGAGCAATATGAACTATTATTTGATTTGGAAATGCCACTATCAATTGTTCTCGGTAGGATGGAAAAAGAGGGCGTTCGCGTTGATCGTGATCAATTAATAGCGATGGGTGATGATTTATCTGAACGATTAGCTTCATTAGAAAATAAAATACATGAAGAAGCGGGAGAAACGTTTAATATTAATTCTCCTAAACAGTTGGGTCACATCTTATTTGAGACACTGGGTTTGCCACCTGTTAAAAAAACAAAGACGGGTTATTCAACAAGTGCGGATGTGCTTGAAAAATTGTCGGGTTCTCATCCAGTAATTGAACATATCTTGCTCTATCGACAACTTGGGAAACTCTATTCCACTTATATTGAGGGGTTACTCAAAGTCGCTGATGAAAAGACAAATAAAGTTCATACACGCTTTAATCAAGCGTTAACTCAAACAGGTCGGTTGTCATCCACGGATCCGAACTTGCAAAATATCCCAATTCGTTTAGAAGAGGGGCGGAAAATTCGTAGAGCTTTTATTGCCTCAAATGAAGAGTGGTCAATTGTTTCCGCAGATTACTCTCAAATTGAGCTTCGTGTGCTAGCACATATTTCAGGTGATGAACGAATGAAAGAAGCATTCTTAGAGGATATGGACATTCATACGAAAACGGCAATGGATGTTTTTCACGTTGAGCATGAAGAGGTTACCGATCTAATGAGAAGAAGTGCAAAAGCGGTTAACTTTGGAATTGTTTACGGAATAAGTGATTATGGTCTATCACAGAACTTAAGTATAACAAGGAAAGAAGCTAAAGAATTTATTGATCGCTACCTGTCGAGTTATCCAGATGTAAAAGCCTATATGGAAAATGTTGTTAACGAAGCAAAGGAAAAAGGATTTGTGCAGACGTTATTAGCACGACGGCGTTATTTGCCAGAGCTTGCAAGCCGGAATTTTAACCAACGAAGCTTTGCAGAACGAACTGCAATGAATACACCAATTCAAGGGACGGCTGCTGATATAATTAAGTTGGCGATGGTACAAATGAGCAAGAGACTCGAGGAATCAGACTTAAAAGCTACGATGCTCTTGCAAGTGCATGATGAATTGATTTTTGAGGTTGCTAAGGAAGATGTTGCGGAATTAAAAGAAATGGTTGCTGATGTAATGGAAAATGCGCTTAAACTTGATGTGCCACTAAAAGTAGATGTATCAAGTGGAGCATCTTGGTATGACGCAAAGTAA
- the pnpS gene encoding two-component system histidine kinase PnpS translates to MNKLRNRFIFSIMLVVTIVLLALGVTLGAWSNERYHDFVSDRMKSETALTSWAVLEDGFPEREEAERVAREVGELFEARITILDENGTVLGDSWANPNEMENHIDRPEIQRALTDDEPELRFSETIGADLLYYALPLHIDEQLVGYVRVGLSIESFNEMNQMVWTVMAVSFIVAFLIILLLIARITKQIIRPIDDATKAAIRLAEGDYNTRTYEDQHKELGLLGRSINVLAYNLQQLSRRHQTQQEQMAALIDHMGSALLFMNVRGDVELVNQTTEQVFRVTSKELIGKPYYEVLPSQGLISFLQSVYMTEKKQRSQINWTENYITKVYDVYGAPVLAKSGRLRGVTVVLHDITEQKKLEQVRKDFVANVSHELKTPVTSIKGFAETLIDGALADPVASKQFSEIIWKESDRLQMLIIDLLELSKIENAQFQLNVEQISLREITEEAMALLDSKAVEKEMDLSVKETGSSIIEGDAQRLKQIILNLVTNAIAYTQSGGSVEVSLIEKKEAVELQVKDTGIGIQPQETQRIFERFYRVDRARSRNSGGTGLGLAIVKHLAEAHFAKLEVESEEGIGTTFIVSFPKRHMQS, encoded by the coding sequence ATGAATAAGCTTCGTAATCGATTTATTTTTAGCATCATGCTTGTTGTAACAATTGTTTTACTGGCACTGGGGGTAACGCTAGGTGCATGGTCAAATGAGCGGTATCATGATTTTGTTTCGGATCGTATGAAAAGTGAAACAGCTTTGACATCTTGGGCAGTGCTTGAGGATGGTTTTCCAGAACGAGAAGAAGCTGAACGTGTCGCCCGAGAAGTGGGAGAGTTGTTTGAAGCTCGAATTACTATTTTAGATGAGAATGGTACAGTACTCGGCGATTCATGGGCCAACCCAAATGAAATGGAAAACCATATTGATCGCCCTGAAATCCAGCGTGCACTAACAGATGATGAACCAGAATTACGTTTTAGCGAAACGATAGGCGCCGATCTATTGTATTATGCGCTGCCATTGCATATAGATGAACAGCTTGTTGGTTATGTTCGCGTTGGATTATCGATTGAGTCATTTAATGAAATGAACCAAATGGTATGGACGGTCATGGCTGTTAGTTTTATCGTAGCTTTTTTGATTATTTTATTGCTCATTGCTCGAATAACGAAACAAATTATTCGACCAATTGATGACGCTACTAAAGCTGCCATTCGATTGGCCGAAGGTGATTATAATACGCGCACATATGAAGACCAGCATAAAGAGTTAGGACTTCTTGGTAGGTCGATAAATGTATTAGCTTATAATTTACAACAACTCTCGCGGCGTCATCAAACCCAGCAGGAGCAGATGGCTGCATTAATAGACCATATGGGGAGCGCTCTATTGTTTATGAACGTTAGAGGCGATGTTGAACTCGTGAATCAAACGACAGAACAAGTCTTTCGTGTCACAAGCAAAGAGCTTATCGGCAAACCATATTATGAGGTACTGCCAAGTCAAGGACTAATTTCATTCTTGCAATCGGTTTATATGACTGAAAAGAAGCAGCGCAGTCAAATTAATTGGACTGAAAATTATATTACGAAGGTATACGATGTTTATGGTGCTCCTGTTTTAGCGAAGTCTGGTCGACTTAGAGGGGTGACGGTTGTTCTTCATGACATCACCGAACAAAAAAAGCTTGAACAAGTACGTAAAGATTTTGTTGCTAATGTATCTCATGAGTTAAAAACACCAGTAACATCCATTAAAGGGTTTGCTGAAACACTTATTGATGGGGCGCTTGCTGACCCTGTCGCATCAAAGCAATTTTCGGAGATTATTTGGAAAGAAAGTGATCGACTGCAAATGTTAATTATTGATCTACTTGAATTATCAAAAATTGAAAATGCGCAGTTTCAATTGAATGTAGAACAAATTTCTTTACGGGAGATTACGGAAGAAGCAATGGCTTTACTTGATTCAAAAGCTGTAGAAAAAGAAATGGATTTATCAGTAAAGGAAACGGGGAGTTCAATCATTGAGGGCGATGCTCAAAGGTTAAAACAAATTATTCTCAATTTGGTGACCAATGCGATTGCTTATACGCAGTCAGGTGGAAGTGTTGAGGTATCGTTGATAGAGAAAAAAGAAGCGGTTGAACTTCAAGTAAAAGACACTGGGATTGGTATACAACCTCAGGAAACACAACGGATCTTTGAACGTTTTTATCGAGTTGATCGTGCAAGAAGTCGTAATTCAGGTGGTACGGGATTAGGGTTGGCAATTGTTAAACACTTAGCAGAAGCTCACTTTGCGAAATTAGAAGTAGAAAGTGAAGAAGGGATTGGGACGACCTTTATAGTGTCATTCCCTAAACGACATATGCAATCTTAA
- a CDS encoding response regulator transcription factor, translating to MAKRILVVDDEPSISTLLQYNLEQAGFEVETKMDGLAGFERAKEVPFDLIILDLMLPNMDGMDVCRHLRQEQIFVPILMLTAKDDEFDKVLGLELGADDYMTKPFSPREVAARVRAILRRVDQTQASKDDVAVKGKGKVIKDLTIYPDNYEVYVKQKLLTLTPKEFELLVYLAEHKGRVLTRDQLLNAVWNYEFVGDTRIVDVHISHLREKIEPNAKKPIYIKTIRGLGYKLEEPIENE from the coding sequence ATGGCCAAACGCATTTTAGTTGTAGATGATGAACCTTCAATTTCAACATTGCTTCAATATAACTTGGAGCAAGCCGGATTTGAAGTTGAAACAAAAATGGATGGGCTCGCTGGATTTGAACGAGCGAAAGAAGTACCTTTTGATTTAATTATTTTGGATTTAATGTTGCCAAACATGGATGGGATGGATGTTTGTCGTCATTTAAGACAAGAACAAATTTTTGTCCCCATTTTAATGCTAACTGCTAAAGATGATGAATTTGACAAAGTGTTAGGCTTAGAGTTAGGTGCCGATGATTATATGACCAAGCCATTTTCACCACGTGAAGTTGCTGCTAGAGTTCGAGCTATTTTACGCAGGGTTGATCAAACTCAAGCGTCAAAAGACGATGTGGCAGTAAAGGGTAAAGGAAAAGTCATTAAAGACTTGACGATTTATCCTGATAACTATGAGGTGTATGTGAAGCAGAAATTATTAACTCTTACACCTAAAGAATTTGAATTACTTGTTTATTTAGCTGAACATAAGGGCAGAGTTCTAACAAGAGATCAATTGCTAAATGCAGTTTGGAATTATGAATTTGTTGGTGATACAAGGATTGTAGATGTTCATATTAGTCATTTACGCGAGAAAATTGAACCAAATGCAAAAAAACCAATTTATATAAAGACGATAAGAGGACTTGGATATAAGCTGGAAGAACCGATAGAGAATGAATAA
- a CDS encoding Lrp/AsnC family transcriptional regulator, with amino-acid sequence MDKMDRDILKLLQENARMTISELSKELSLSRPSMSERLLRLQEKGVIEGFSARVSLKNIGKNILLLIQVSGLKVSLNEFEDMVKREHEIIECHRVTGEVSYFIKAAVSDVNSMRKLIDRLIPYGTINTSTVLNSPVPHRVILPDSEV; translated from the coding sequence ATGGATAAAATGGATCGCGACATACTTAAGCTTCTGCAAGAAAATGCGCGAATGACAATTAGTGAATTATCAAAGGAGCTATCGCTAAGTCGACCAAGCATGTCCGAGCGATTGTTAAGACTTCAAGAAAAAGGTGTAATTGAAGGTTTTTCGGCGAGAGTATCATTAAAAAATATTGGGAAAAATATATTATTGCTCATTCAAGTAAGTGGATTGAAAGTATCACTAAACGAATTTGAGGATATGGTAAAAAGAGAGCACGAGATTATTGAATGCCATCGAGTAACTGGTGAAGTTAGTTATTTTATCAAGGCAGCGGTTTCCGATGTTAATAGTATGCGGAAATTAATTGATCGACTTATCCCTTATGGAACGATTAATACGTCTACCGTGTTAAATTCACCTGTTCCTCATCGAGTCATTTTGCCAGATAGTGAGGTCTAA
- a CDS encoding YitT family protein: MIHTKKVMAIFAGCVLAACGILLLRHAGLVTGGTAGLTLSLSYIFNLPFALLFFLVNIPFYVFSVMRMGLSFTIVTALSVTTLSLLTAIDSYLPAFSVPMFAGSVFGGLLIGIGLTILFQNQASLGGANILALFLQKKSGFDPGKTNLIFDAIVVTLSFLTIGFIHGLFSILSILIISKVISLFKQSFVKKENIIKVKKSTVAEASA, encoded by the coding sequence ATGATTCATACAAAAAAAGTCATGGCCATTTTTGCGGGTTGTGTACTCGCAGCATGTGGCATCTTATTGCTTCGACACGCTGGTTTAGTCACTGGTGGAACAGCAGGTCTAACACTTAGTCTCTCCTATATTTTTAATCTCCCCTTTGCACTTTTATTTTTCCTAGTAAACATACCGTTTTACGTCTTTTCAGTAATGCGCATGGGGTTATCTTTTACGATTGTCACTGCTTTATCAGTCACAACTCTTTCTCTTTTAACCGCGATTGATAGTTACTTACCTGCATTTTCTGTCCCTATGTTTGCAGGCTCTGTTTTTGGAGGTTTACTAATTGGCATCGGTTTAACTATACTCTTTCAAAACCAGGCTTCACTTGGTGGCGCTAATATTCTTGCCTTGTTCCTTCAAAAGAAATCAGGCTTTGACCCTGGTAAGACAAATTTAATTTTTGATGCCATTGTCGTTACATTAAGTTTTTTAACGATCGGTTTCATTCATGGACTATTTTCGATATTGTCGATTTTAATTATTTCAAAAGTTATTAGCCTGTTTAAACAAAGCTTTGTAAAAAAAGAAAACATAATAAAAGTCAAAAAATCAACCGTAGCGGAAGCTAGCGCTTAA
- the mdh gene encoding malate dehydrogenase yields the protein MAIKRRKVSVIGGGFTGATTALMVAQKELGDVVLVDIPDMEGPTKGKALDMMESTPVQGVDSNVVGTSSYEDTKDSDVVVITAGIARKPGMSRDDLVATNAKIMKAVTKEVVKHSPNCYIIVLTNPADAMTYTVYKESGFEKNRVIGQSGVLDTARFRTFIAQELNLSVEDITGFVLGGHGDDMVPLIRYSAAGGVPLSTLISPERLEEIVERTRKGGGEIVGLLGNGSAYYAPAASLTQMVEAILKDKKRVIPTIAYLEGEYGQTDLYLGVPTILGGDGIEKIIELELTEEEKAQLEKSAKSVRDVMEALPTA from the coding sequence ATGGCAATTAAACGAAGAAAAGTTTCTGTAATTGGTGGAGGTTTCACTGGCGCAACAACTGCGCTAATGGTCGCCCAAAAAGAGCTAGGGGACGTTGTTTTAGTTGACATCCCCGACATGGAAGGTCCAACAAAAGGGAAAGCACTTGATATGATGGAATCTACTCCAGTTCAAGGTGTTGATTCCAATGTTGTTGGAACATCTAGCTATGAGGATACAAAAGATTCGGATGTTGTTGTCATAACTGCGGGTATAGCTCGCAAGCCAGGCATGAGCCGCGATGATTTAGTTGCGACTAACGCAAAGATTATGAAGGCTGTCACAAAAGAAGTGGTTAAGCATTCTCCAAATTGCTATATCATTGTCTTAACAAATCCTGCTGACGCCATGACGTATACGGTTTATAAAGAATCGGGTTTTGAAAAGAACCGTGTGATTGGCCAGTCTGGTGTGCTGGATACAGCGCGTTTTCGGACCTTTATCGCTCAAGAACTAAACTTGTCTGTTGAAGACATCACAGGTTTTGTGCTAGGAGGCCATGGTGATGATATGGTACCACTTATTCGTTATTCAGCAGCTGGGGGGGTACCGCTTTCTACATTGATTTCTCCAGAACGCTTAGAAGAAATTGTTGAGCGGACACGTAAAGGTGGCGGAGAAATTGTTGGACTTTTAGGCAACGGTAGCGCTTATTACGCTCCAGCTGCATCGCTTACGCAAATGGTTGAAGCGATCTTAAAAGACAAGAAGCGCGTTATTCCTACAATTGCATACCTTGAAGGCGAATATGGACAAACTGATTTATACCTTGGTGTTCCAACCATTCTTGGCGGCGATGGGATTGAAAAAATCATTGAGCTGGAGTTGACAGAGGAAGAAAAAGCACAGCTTGAAAAATCTGCAAAATCCGTTCGTGATGTAATGGAAGCATTGCCAACAGCTTAA
- the icd gene encoding NADP-dependent isocitrate dehydrogenase, whose protein sequence is MAAEKIQTTNGVLNVPNEPIVPFIEGDGTGPDIWAAASRVLDAAVEKAYNGERKIHWKEILAGEKAYNQTGEWLPAETLDAVREYLIAIKGPLTTPIGGGIRSLNVALRQELDLYTCLRPVRYFTGVPSPVKRPEDTNMVIFRENTEDIYAGIEFKEGSDEVKKLISFLQDELGAKNIRFPETSGIGVKPVSKEGTERLVRSAIQYALDEGRKSVTLVHKGNIMKFTEGAFKSWGYDLAEREFGEKVFTWAEYDKIVEESGREAADKAQSQAEAAGKIIVKDSIADIFLQQILTRPKEFDVVATMNLNGDYVSDALAAQVGGIGIAPGANINYDTGHAIFEATHGTAPKYAGLDKVNPSSVLLSGDLLLRHLGWTEAADLIMGSMDKTIASKVVTYDFARLMDGATEVSCSGFADELIKNL, encoded by the coding sequence ATGGCAGCAGAAAAAATCCAAACAACTAATGGTGTATTAAATGTACCGAATGAACCGATTGTCCCATTTATTGAAGGAGATGGAACGGGTCCAGATATTTGGGCGGCAGCTTCTCGTGTACTTGATGCAGCGGTGGAGAAAGCATACAATGGTGAGCGTAAAATTCACTGGAAAGAAATTTTAGCAGGAGAAAAAGCATACAACCAAACAGGTGAATGGCTACCAGCGGAAACATTAGATGCTGTGCGTGAGTACTTAATTGCTATCAAAGGTCCTTTAACAACACCTATTGGTGGGGGAATTCGTTCTTTAAATGTAGCGCTTCGTCAAGAACTTGATCTTTATACATGCTTGCGTCCAGTTCGTTACTTTACAGGTGTGCCTTCTCCAGTTAAGCGCCCTGAAGATACAAACATGGTTATTTTCCGTGAGAATACAGAAGATATTTATGCAGGTATTGAATTTAAAGAAGGCTCTGATGAAGTGAAAAAATTAATTTCTTTCCTTCAAGATGAGTTAGGCGCTAAAAACATTCGTTTCCCTGAAACTTCCGGAATTGGTGTTAAACCAGTATCTAAAGAAGGAACAGAACGCCTAGTACGTTCAGCAATTCAATATGCTCTTGATGAAGGTCGTAAGAGCGTTACCCTTGTGCATAAAGGGAACATTATGAAGTTTACTGAAGGTGCTTTTAAGAGCTGGGGTTATGATCTTGCTGAGCGTGAGTTCGGTGAAAAAGTGTTTACATGGGCAGAATACGATAAAATTGTTGAAGAAAGCGGACGTGAAGCAGCTGATAAAGCTCAAAGTCAAGCAGAAGCAGCTGGCAAAATTATCGTAAAAGATTCAATTGCTGATATCTTCTTACAGCAAATCTTGACTCGTCCAAAAGAGTTTGATGTTGTTGCAACAATGAATTTGAATGGTGATTATGTATCGGATGCTCTTGCTGCACAAGTTGGCGGAATTGGTATTGCTCCAGGAGCAAATATTAATTACGATACAGGGCATGCGATTTTTGAAGCAACTCACGGAACGGCTCCTAAATATGCTGGTCTTGATAAAGTGAATCCATCGTCAGTTCTTTTATCAGGAGACTTGCTTCTTCGTCACTTAGGTTGGACAGAAGCGGCTGACTTGATCATGGGTTCTATGGATAAAACAATCGCAAGCAAAGTTGTTACTTATGACTTCGCTCGTCTAATGGACGGAGCTACCGAAGTATCGTGCTCTGGATTTGCAGACGAATTGATTAAAAATCTATAA
- the citZ gene encoding citrate synthase translates to MTTTRGLEGIVATQSSVSSIIDDELTYQGYGIDDLANNASFEEVIYLLWNGELPSQKELKSFSNELASEAGVPEEIFTQMKAYPINKVHPMAALRTAISTLGLFDENAEEMNEEDNYKKAIKLQAKIPTIVTGFERIRSGKEPVQPKKELSFAANFLYMLNGEEPDELSVEAFNKALVLHADHELNASTFTARVCVATLSDVYSGLTAAIGALKGPLHGGANEAVMNMLLEIGEPENVEPYLRKALDNKEKVMGFGHRVYKNGDPRAKHLRDMSNQLTEVVKESKWYDMSLQIEEMITKEKGLLPNVDFYSATVYHSLGIKHDLFTPIFAVSRTSGWLAHILEQYSNNRLIRPRAEYVGPNKRNYVSVESR, encoded by the coding sequence GTGACTACAACTCGTGGTTTAGAAGGTATTGTTGCAACACAGTCTAGCGTAAGCTCGATCATTGATGATGAATTAACATACCAAGGGTATGGTATTGATGATTTAGCTAATAATGCAAGTTTTGAAGAAGTGATTTATTTACTTTGGAATGGTGAACTTCCGTCCCAAAAAGAATTGAAATCGTTTTCAAATGAACTTGCTTCTGAAGCAGGTGTGCCTGAAGAAATTTTCACTCAAATGAAAGCCTATCCAATTAACAAAGTCCACCCAATGGCTGCGTTACGCACCGCAATTTCGACGCTTGGTCTATTTGATGAAAACGCAGAAGAAATGAATGAAGAAGATAATTACAAAAAAGCAATTAAACTTCAGGCTAAAATTCCGACAATTGTTACGGGTTTTGAGCGTATTCGTTCTGGTAAAGAACCGGTACAGCCTAAAAAAGAATTGTCATTTGCAGCTAACTTCCTTTACATGTTAAATGGAGAAGAGCCAGATGAGCTTTCTGTCGAAGCGTTTAACAAAGCCCTCGTTCTTCATGCTGATCATGAGCTTAATGCATCAACATTTACAGCGCGTGTCTGCGTTGCAACACTGTCTGATGTATATTCAGGTTTGACTGCTGCAATTGGTGCTTTAAAAGGACCTCTCCACGGTGGAGCAAACGAGGCTGTAATGAATATGCTTTTGGAGATTGGTGAACCGGAAAATGTTGAACCTTATTTACGCAAAGCTTTAGATAACAAAGAGAAGGTTATGGGTTTTGGTCACCGCGTTTATAAAAATGGTGATCCGCGTGCAAAACATTTACGTGATATGTCAAATCAATTAACAGAAGTGGTCAAAGAGTCAAAATGGTACGATATGTCTTTACAGATAGAGGAAATGATCACTAAAGAAAAGGGCTTGTTGCCAAACGTTGATTTTTATTCCGCAACTGTATACCATAGTCTTGGGATTAAACACGACCTGTTCACACCGATTTTTGCTGTGAGCCGTACTTCTGGATGGCTAGCTCATATCTTGGAGCAGTATTCAAATAACCGTTTAATTCGTCCTCGTGCTGAGTATGTAGGTCCGAATAAGCGCAATTATGTATCGGTAGAATCGCGCTAA